A single genomic interval of Adhaeribacter pallidiroseus harbors:
- the folE gene encoding GTP cyclohydrolase I FolE, which yields MDKLTPNIPLDLEPEETDPISSNTSIETPLRPDAFALSDAEKIERITFYFREIMHTLGLDLTDDSLQGTPHRVAKMYVNEVFRGLNPENKPQAKLFENRYAYNQMLVERDITIYSYCEHHFVPIIGKAHVAYIPENNVVGLSKLNRIVQYFAKRPQVQERLTMQIADELKNVLHTQNVAVYIEADHLCVMSRGVNDVGSSTITTEFTGLFQEDKYRQEFLQYIRK from the coding sequence ATGGATAAACTTACTCCTAATATACCCTTAGATTTGGAACCGGAAGAAACCGACCCTATTTCCTCAAACACTTCTATTGAAACGCCGCTGCGGCCCGATGCTTTTGCCCTGAGCGATGCCGAAAAAATAGAACGCATTACCTTTTACTTTCGCGAGATTATGCACACGTTGGGCTTAGACCTTACCGACGATAGCTTGCAAGGCACGCCACACCGTGTGGCAAAAATGTACGTAAACGAAGTATTCCGGGGACTTAATCCCGAAAATAAACCCCAAGCGAAACTGTTTGAGAACCGGTATGCCTATAACCAGATGCTGGTAGAGCGCGATATTACCATTTACTCGTACTGCGAACACCACTTTGTACCGATCATTGGTAAAGCTCATGTGGCGTATATTCCGGAAAACAACGTGGTGGGCCTTTCTAAATTAAACCGCATTGTGCAGTATTTTGCCAAACGCCCCCAGGTACAGGAACGCTTAACCATGCAAATAGCCGATGAGTTAAAAAACGTGTTGCATACCCAAAACGTAGCGGTATACATTGAAGCCGATCACTTATGCGTCATGAGCCGGGGGGTAAACGATGTAGGGAGTAGCACCATTACTACTGAGTTTACTGGTCTTTTTCAGGAAGATAAATACCGGCAAGAGTTTTTGCAGTACATCCGAAAGTAA